A single genomic interval of Labeo rohita strain BAU-BD-2019 chromosome 13, IGBB_LRoh.1.0, whole genome shotgun sequence harbors:
- the lamtor3 gene encoding ragulator complex protein LAMTOR3 translates to MNMADNLRSYLYKQLPSVEGLHAIVVTDRDGVPVIKVANDNAPEYALRPAFLSTFALATDQGSKLGLSKNKSIICYYNTYQIVQFNRLPLVISFIASSNANTGLIFSLEKELVPLIEELRQVVEVA, encoded by the exons ATGAATATGGCAGAT AATCTGAGgagttatttatataaacaactGCCAAG TGTTGAAGGACTTCATGCGATAGTGGTGACAGATAGAGATGGAGTCCCTGTAATCAAAG TTGCCAATGACAATGCTCCTGAATATGCACTGCGGCCGGCCTTCCTGTCCACCTTTGCTTTGGCAACTGACCAGGGCAGCAAGCTGGGCTTGTCCAAAAATAAGAGCATCATTTGTTACTATAACACATATCAG ATTGTTCAATTTAATCGATTACCCTTAGTCATAAGTTTCATCGCAAGTAGTAATGCTAACACAG gTTTGATCTTCAGTCTTGAGAAGGAACTGGTTCCTCTGATTGAAGAACTAAGGCAGGTGGTGGAAGTAGCTTAG
- the dapp1 gene encoding dual adapter for phosphotyrosine and 3-phosphotyrosine and 3-phosphoinositide: protein MSVSSTRSSGEEMDELESVSWYHYDLSRHAAEALLLSNGVDGNFLLRNSNKGPDCFALSVRAKDSVKHFHVRRQFGKYSFGFNEFPSLQDFCSHLANQPLLGSETGNLIVLRFPYPRQVEEPSIYETVCVHTAMQTGRHENDLVPNAPALGTKEGYLVKQGAIIKNWKQRWFTLNRYELKYFKDKMFVDPIRTLNLTECSAVQFDYSQERVNCFCLVFPERTFYLCAKSGAEADEWIKILRWKLSQIKKGR from the exons ATGAGTGTGAGCTCAACACGGAGCAGCGGGGAAGAAATGGACGAGCTGGAGTCAGTTAG CTGGTATCATTATGATTTGTCCCGGCATGCAGCTGAAGCTCTTCTCCTTTCGAATGGGGTCGATGGgaattttttactcagaaacaGCAACAAAGGACCTGACTGCTTCGCGTTGTCTGTCCG AGCGAAGGATTCAGTGAAACACTTTCATGTCCGACGGCAGTTTGGCAAATATTCCTTTGGCTTCAATGAATTCCCTTCCCTTCAGGATTTTTGCAGTCACCTTGCCAATCAGCCTCTGCTAGGCAGTGAAACAG GAAACCTGATAGTGCTGCGGTTCCCATACCCACGGCAGGTGGAGGAACCATCCATTTATGAGACGGTGTGTGTGCATACGGCCATGCAGACAGGCCGGCATGAAAACGATCTAGTGCCTAATGCTCCAGCA CTTGGCACTAAAGAGGGCTATCTGGTTAAACAAGGAGCAATCATCAAG AACTGGAAGCAGAGATGGTTCACACTGAATAGATAtgaacttaaatattttaaggatAAAATG TTTGTAGATCCAATACGAACCCTGAATCTGACGGAGTGTTCTGCTGTCCAGTTTGATTACAGTCAGGAGAGGGTTAACTGCTTCTG TCTGGTGTTCCCCGAGAGGACGTTTTATTTGTGCGCCAAATCTGGTGCCGAGGCAGATGAATGGATTAAAATACTAAGATGGAAACTG TCACAGATAAAAAAAGGACGATGA